A genome region from Paradevosia shaoguanensis includes the following:
- a CDS encoding peroxiredoxin, with translation MAILIGDVAPDFEAETTEGHIRFYDYIDGHWAVLFSHPKNFTPVCTTELGYTAKLKPEFDKRGVKVLGLSVDKLQDHAGWAADIKETQGTALNFPLIADTDGSIARKYDMIHPNADNSLTVRSVFVIGPDKKVKLKIEYPASTGRNFDEVLRVIDSLQLTAKHSVATPVNWKQGEDVIIASSVSDDAAKEKFPNGWKAPKPYLRIVPQPRG, from the coding sequence ATGGCAATTCTGATTGGCGACGTCGCCCCGGATTTCGAAGCTGAAACCACCGAAGGCCACATTCGCTTTTACGATTACATCGACGGCCATTGGGCTGTGCTGTTCAGCCACCCGAAGAACTTCACGCCGGTCTGCACGACCGAGCTGGGCTATACCGCCAAGCTCAAGCCCGAATTCGACAAGCGCGGTGTAAAGGTCCTTGGCCTTTCGGTCGACAAGCTCCAGGACCATGCCGGCTGGGCCGCAGACATCAAGGAAACCCAGGGCACGGCCCTCAATTTCCCGCTGATCGCCGATACCGATGGCTCGATCGCCCGCAAATACGACATGATCCATCCCAATGCCGATAATTCGCTGACCGTGCGCTCGGTCTTCGTCATCGGGCCGGACAAGAAGGTCAAGCTCAAGATCGAGTATCCGGCCTCGACCGGCCGCAACTTCGATGAAGTGCTGCGCGTCATCGACAGCCTTCAGCTCACCGCGAAGCATTCGGTGGCCACCCCGGTCAACTGGAAGCAGGGCGAGGACGTCATCATCGCCTCCTCCGTCTCGGACGATGCCGCCAAGGAAAAGTTCCCGAACGGCTGGAAGGCCCCCAAGCCATACCTGCGCATCGTGCCCCAGCCGCGCGGCTGA